One part of the Moraxella sp. FZFQ2102 genome encodes these proteins:
- a CDS encoding cob(I)yrinic acid a,c-diamide adenosyltransferase yields MGNRLSKITTRTGDDGTTGLGDGSRLSKADLRFDTMGVVDGLNAHMGLLQAYLADKLPKAVDEISVIQHKLFNIGGEIALPNHREIGYIAISDDDVAVLETWADAHNEHLPYLKEFILPAGSVATAQAHIARSVCRDAERLTVRLNDRDGNISHATMRYLNRLSDYLFILARIVARLDGGSEVLWRKG; encoded by the coding sequence ATGGGCAACCGATTATCAAAAATCACCACACGCACAGGCGATGATGGCACGACAGGGCTTGGCGATGGCAGCCGTTTATCCAAGGCGGATTTACGCTTTGATACGATGGGTGTGGTCGATGGGCTGAATGCTCACATGGGGCTGCTGCAGGCGTATTTGGCGGATAAATTACCCAAAGCGGTCGATGAAATCAGCGTCATTCAGCACAAATTATTCAATATCGGTGGTGAGATCGCCCTGCCCAACCACCGTGAAATCGGCTATATCGCCATCAGCGATGATGATGTGGCAGTGCTTGAGACTTGGGCGGATGCGCATAATGAGCATTTGCCGTATTTAAAAGAATTCATCCTACCGGCAGGCTCGGTCGCGACAGCACAGGCACACATCGCGCGCAGCGTGTGCCGTGATGCTGAGCGGCTGACCGTCCGTCTCAATGACCGCGATGGTAATATCAGCCACGCGACCATGCGCTATCTGAATCGCTTATCGGATTATCTGTTTATCCTTGCGCGCATTGTGGCACGGCTGGATGGCGGCAGCGAAGTGCTGTGGAGAAAGGGTTGA
- a CDS encoding oxidative damage protection protein translates to MQTFNPADHMVFCRKYKENLPKLPNPPFPNAKGQEIQNTVSAKAWNEWIELQTMLINENHLSMIDPAAKAFINEQREKFLDNAEYEKPQGYTPPKA, encoded by the coding sequence ATGCAAACTTTCAATCCAGCTGATCATATGGTTTTTTGCCGTAAATATAAAGAAAATCTACCAAAACTGCCAAACCCACCATTCCCAAATGCCAAAGGTCAAGAGATCCAAAATACCGTATCGGCTAAGGCTTGGAATGAGTGGATTGAGCTTCAGACCATGCTGATTAATGAAAATCACTTAAGTATGATTGATCCAGCTGCCAAAGCATTCATCAATGAGCAGCGCGAGAAGTTTTTGGACAATGCCGAATACGAAAAGCCACAAGGCTACACTCCGCCAAAGGCTTGA
- a CDS encoding thioesterase family protein, translating into MLAINNIIEPILTGDQRPDALRDFPVVHVQPVQWGDMDSFNHLNNVAYYRYAESARISYMRALGVMHEREDLLTILAGSSMQYRRPVTYPDTLLIGVRIKHLGNTSLVQEYTVFSYEQQAAVAFGEAVIVRTDANMQKTPWSDEERALIEAFEGRKFDK; encoded by the coding sequence ATGCTTGCCATCAATAATATCATTGAGCCGATTCTGACAGGGGATCAGCGTCCAGATGCCCTGAGAGACTTTCCTGTGGTCCATGTGCAGCCTGTGCAATGGGGCGATATGGATAGTTTCAATCATCTTAATAATGTTGCCTATTATCGCTATGCTGAGTCGGCGCGTATCAGCTATATGCGCGCATTGGGTGTGATGCATGAGCGCGAAGATCTGCTGACGATTTTGGCAGGATCGAGTATGCAATATCGTCGCCCTGTCACTTATCCAGATACTTTACTGATCGGCGTGCGTATCAAGCATCTAGGCAATACAAGCCTTGTGCAAGAATACACAGTGTTCAGCTATGAGCAGCAAGCGGCAGTGGCATTCGGTGAAGCGGTAATTGTCCGTACTGATGCCAATATGCAAAAAACGCCGTGGTCGGATGAAGAGCGCGCATTGATTGAAGCCTTTGAAGGCCGTAAGTTTGATAAATGA
- the mpl gene encoding UDP-N-acetylmuramate:L-alanyl-gamma-D-glutamyl-meso-diaminopimelate ligase, producing the protein MHIHILGICGTFMGSLALLARDLGHTVTGSDTNIYPPMSTQLEQAGVEIWEGYKAEHLDPAPDLVVVGNACKRGMEAVEYMLKQRLPYTSGPQFLYEEVLKNRHVLAVAGTHGKTTTTTMLSWILQHAGIDTGFLIGGVPLISTEDTRLQQAFAHSSHLGEKYFVIEADEYDSAFFDKRSKFVHYRPTTAILNNLEFDHADIFADLNAIQTQFHHMIRMIPSDGQIIMPANTDSLEQTLDKGVWTPVLRTAIDADADWQATLIQADGSKFGVRFGDKTGEVHWGMSGVHNVNNGLVAIAAAHHIGVSVEQACAALSAFGGIKRRMELIGDVNDILVFDDFAHHPTAITTTLDGAKKRLADRRIWAIIEPRSNTMKLGSHRDSLAPSAALADQVIWYEPKGLTWGLVDAIGNAENQLVLDSIDGIIQHIKDYAKAGDAIIIMSNGGFEGIHGKIVDVLA; encoded by the coding sequence ATGCACATTCATATTCTTGGCATCTGCGGTACTTTTATGGGTTCTCTTGCCCTGCTTGCCCGTGATCTTGGTCATACCGTCACTGGCTCAGATACCAATATCTACCCACCGATGAGTACCCAGCTAGAGCAAGCAGGTGTTGAGATTTGGGAAGGCTATAAGGCTGAGCATCTAGACCCTGCGCCTGATCTTGTGGTGGTGGGCAATGCCTGTAAGCGCGGCATGGAAGCGGTGGAATATATGCTTAAACAGCGTCTGCCTTATACTTCAGGCCCGCAGTTTCTTTATGAAGAAGTGCTAAAAAATCGCCATGTCCTAGCAGTGGCAGGCACGCATGGCAAGACCACCACGACCACTATGCTATCATGGATCTTGCAACACGCTGGCATCGATACAGGCTTTTTGATCGGTGGTGTGCCACTGATCTCCACAGAAGATACGCGCTTACAACAGGCTTTTGCCCACTCAAGCCACTTGGGTGAGAAGTATTTCGTCATCGAAGCGGATGAGTATGATTCGGCATTTTTTGATAAGCGCTCAAAATTCGTGCATTATCGCCCGACGACCGCGATTTTGAATAACTTAGAATTTGACCATGCGGATATTTTTGCAGATTTGAACGCCATTCAGACGCAGTTTCACCACATGATCCGCATGATCCCAAGCGATGGACAGATCATCATGCCTGCTAATACCGACAGCCTAGAGCAGACACTGGATAAAGGCGTGTGGACACCTGTGCTGCGTACCGCCATTGATGCCGATGCCGATTGGCAAGCGACGCTGATTCAGGCAGATGGCTCGAAGTTTGGCGTGCGTTTTGGCGATAAGACGGGCGAAGTGCACTGGGGCATGAGCGGCGTGCATAATGTCAATAATGGCTTAGTGGCGATCGCGGCAGCGCACCACATCGGTGTCAGTGTTGAGCAGGCTTGTGCAGCGTTATCTGCCTTTGGTGGTATCAAACGCCGTATGGAGCTGATCGGCGATGTTAATGACATCTTGGTATTTGATGATTTTGCGCATCATCCGACCGCCATCACTACCACCCTAGATGGCGCAAAAAAACGCCTAGCGGACCGCCGCATTTGGGCGATCATCGAACCGCGCTCAAATACCATGAAGCTTGGCAGTCATCGCGACAGCTTAGCGCCATCGGCTGCCCTTGCTGATCAAGTGATTTGGTATGAGCCAAAGGGTCTGACTTGGGGCTTGGTCGATGCCATTGGCAATGCCGAAAATCAGCTGGTGCTAGACAGTATCGATGGTATCATTCAGCACATCAAAGACTACGCCAAAGCTGGCGATGCGATCATCATCATGTCCAATGGCGGCTTTGAAGGCATTCATGGCAAGATTGTGGATGTGCTAGCTTAA
- a CDS encoding disulfide bond formation protein B, with the protein MKTLSYRILNAFVALASLVVSIFVIAYLQHYLYLDPCPLCIFQRIGLWISGLFAFLAALFNPKGKTVRLILWLCGTLGALWGFGVAARHTWIHYFPSQELVECGPGLNYMVETMPMGDVFSKVLFAKGDCTIIDWAVFDLSIPAQALILFSIILVIQVVLLNKILKDKS; encoded by the coding sequence ATGAAAACACTCAGCTATCGCATTTTGAACGCTTTTGTGGCTTTGGCAAGCCTTGTGGTGAGCATTTTTGTCATTGCTTATTTGCAGCATTATTTGTACCTAGACCCTTGCCCGCTGTGTATTTTTCAGCGTATTGGGCTATGGATTTCGGGCCTGTTTGCATTTTTGGCAGCATTATTCAATCCTAAAGGCAAGACCGTGCGCCTAATTTTGTGGCTGTGCGGCACTTTGGGGGCATTATGGGGCTTTGGTGTGGCGGCGCGTCATACTTGGATTCACTATTTTCCATCACAAGAGCTGGTGGAATGTGGGCCGGGGCTAAATTATATGGTTGAGACCATGCCGATGGGCGATGTGTTCTCAAAAGTGTTATTCGCCAAAGGTGACTGCACCATCATCGACTGGGCGGTATTTGACTTATCTATCCCAGCACAAGCATTGATTTTATTTAGTATCATCTTGGTCATCCAAGTGGTTTTATTAAATAAAATCTTAAAAGATAAAAGTTAA
- the gshA gene encoding glutamate--cysteine ligase, protein MTQATFTLPTWFTPNLVAGMQRGIEKEGLRMQPDGYTAKTFHPAKLGSKLTHPYITTDYSENLLELITEPKPTIKQALDMLRDLHVLVHRSLENDELMWPMSMPCMTSDTDSDIPLADYGSSNIGKLKTLYRSGLGVRYGRKMQTIAGLHYNLSIGDDLFSAWHTADGTGDLAAFKNAKYLALIRNFKRLTPLVLYLLGASPAVCGTFLSGREHHLVPLSEHSCSYHQPDGTSLRMGKLGYTNSVQEDLDIRYNDLDEYIAGLRKAIGTPFKDFEAIGVDDDHGNPIQINSHILQIENEYYSPIRPKQTTKSGETPTQALAARGIAYVEFRAIDLDPYSDIGIKVSTACFLEVLALYCLLNDSPALLPDEEKRLNRNIDTVVNHGRQKGISIETDAGQACLHDWIVDHLTRMQVIADAFDAHHGGNDYRTALAMMQGKATNPDFTLSAQIIADSQRAGGTWALGKLLAQKHQTELLGHALSIDDEAKFAQIAADSVAEQARLEASDTLDFYEYVQAFR, encoded by the coding sequence ATGACTCAAGCCACTTTCACTCTTCCGACATGGTTCACCCCAAATCTGGTCGCTGGTATGCAGCGCGGCATCGAAAAAGAAGGTTTGCGAATGCAGCCTGATGGCTACACCGCCAAGACTTTTCACCCTGCCAAATTGGGCTCAAAGCTGACCCATCCGTACATCACCACCGATTATTCTGAGAATCTGCTTGAGCTGATTACCGAACCCAAGCCCACCATCAAGCAAGCCTTGGATATGCTGCGCGACCTGCATGTACTGGTGCATCGCTCACTTGAAAATGATGAGCTAATGTGGCCGATGTCCATGCCATGCATGACCTCTGATACCGACAGCGACATTCCACTGGCTGACTATGGTTCATCGAACATCGGTAAGCTTAAGACCTTGTACCGCTCAGGGCTAGGCGTGCGCTATGGTCGCAAGATGCAAACCATCGCAGGCTTGCACTATAATCTATCCATCGGCGATGACTTATTTTCTGCATGGCACACAGCCGATGGCACAGGCGATTTGGCAGCATTTAAAAATGCCAAATACCTTGCACTGATTCGCAATTTCAAACGCCTAACACCACTGGTGCTGTATCTACTGGGCGCAAGTCCTGCGGTCTGCGGCACTTTCTTAAGCGGTCGTGAGCATCACTTGGTGCCACTATCTGAGCACAGCTGCAGCTATCATCAGCCTGATGGCACAAGCCTGCGCATGGGCAAGCTTGGCTACACCAACAGCGTGCAAGAAGACCTAGACATCCGCTACAATGATCTGGATGAATACATCGCAGGGTTAAGAAAGGCGATCGGCACGCCGTTTAAGGACTTTGAAGCCATCGGCGTCGATGATGATCATGGCAATCCGATTCAGATTAACAGCCATATTCTACAAATCGAAAACGAATACTACAGCCCAATTCGCCCAAAACAAACCACCAAATCAGGCGAAACGCCAACACAAGCCTTGGCAGCGCGCGGCATCGCTTATGTGGAATTTCGCGCCATTGACCTTGATCCGTATTCAGACATCGGTATCAAAGTCTCGACCGCCTGTTTCTTAGAAGTGCTGGCACTGTACTGCCTGCTCAATGACTCGCCTGCCCTACTGCCCGATGAAGAAAAACGCCTAAATCGCAACATCGATACTGTGGTCAATCACGGCAGACAAAAAGGCATCAGCATCGAGACAGACGCAGGTCAAGCCTGCCTACACGACTGGATCGTCGATCATCTGACGCGTATGCAAGTTATCGCTGACGCCTTTGATGCGCACCACGGCGGCAATGATTACCGCACCGCGCTTGCGATGATGCAGGGCAAAGCCACCAATCCTGATTTTACCCTATCTGCTCAAATCATCGCCGACTCACAGCGTGCTGGCGGCACTTGGGCATTGGGCAAGCTGCTTGCGCAAAAACACCAAACCGAGCTACTGGGTCATGCGCTCAGTATCGATGATGAAGCCAAATTCGCCCAAATCGCCGCAGACTCTGTCGCCGAACAAGCACGCCTAGAAGCGTCCGATACGCTTGATTTTTATGAGTATGTACAAGCATTTCGATAA
- the erpA gene encoding iron-sulfur cluster insertion protein ErpA → MNTGLTLTDNAAAKLAKLKAAEGNDALMLRVYVTGGGCSGFSYGFDFAEELGDDDATFDNGTEVLVVDALSYQYLAGSTIDYTEGLEGSRFIVNNPNATTTCGCGSSFSI, encoded by the coding sequence ATGAATACTGGTCTTACCCTAACTGACAATGCTGCTGCCAAACTTGCCAAACTCAAAGCCGCTGAAGGCAATGATGCGCTGATGCTGCGCGTGTATGTGACGGGTGGCGGTTGCTCGGGCTTTAGCTATGGGTTTGATTTTGCTGAAGAATTGGGCGATGATGACGCCACATTTGACAATGGCACAGAAGTACTGGTGGTCGATGCCCTAAGCTATCAATACTTAGCAGGCTCAACCATCGACTACACCGAAGGACTCGAAGGCTCGCGCTTTATCGTCAATAACCCGAACGCCACCACCACTTGCGGCTGTGGTTCGTCTTTTTCTATCTGA
- the dgt gene encoding dGTP triphosphohydrolase → MSITNWNVLLSSKRLSNHEIDLSSDYKRIITSPAFRRLQDKTQVFPLNRGDFVRTRLTHSLEVAAIAKTIATKASKEAKRLSNDDKNQWLSNLLDIQTVLECAALLHDIGNPPFGHFGETVIRSWFKDNKKRYELQERLTPQQLNDFLNSKAMLKH, encoded by the coding sequence ATGTCAATAACAAACTGGAATGTTTTATTAAGCAGCAAACGATTGTCAAATCACGAAATAGATTTATCGTCAGATTATAAGAGAATTATTACTAGCCCTGCCTTTCGAAGACTGCAGGACAAAACACAAGTATTTCCCCTAAATCGCGGTGATTTTGTCAGAACCAGATTAACCCATTCACTCGAAGTGGCAGCCATCGCCAAAACAATCGCAACCAAAGCATCAAAAGAAGCGAAACGATTATCAAATGATGACAAAAACCAATGGCTATCTAATTTGCTAGACATTCAAACCGTTTTAGAATGTGCTGCTTTACTGCATGATATTGGCAATCCACCATTTGGTCACTTTGGTGAAACGGTGATTAGGTCTTGGTTTAAGGATAATAAGAAGCGCTATGAGCTTCAAGAAAGGCTTACACCACAGCAGCTAAACGATTTTTTGAATTCGAAGGCAATGCTCAAGCATTAA
- a CDS encoding transposase, whose translation MRRPRRSFSAEFKLEAVKLVTDKGYSISQACQELDVGETSFRRWLSQVKAEHQGYVLAGSKPISPDQQRIRELEDRIRVLEEDKLILKKATAILISLESKNTKQLRH comes from the coding sequence ATGAGACGACCAAGACGAAGCTTTAGTGCAGAGTTTAAATTAGAAGCAGTAAAATTAGTCACAGACAAAGGCTACAGCATATCCCAGGCTTGTCAGGAATTGGATGTTGGTGAAACATCATTTAGACGCTGGTTAAGCCAAGTCAAAGCAGAACATCAAGGCTATGTACTTGCAGGCTCAAAACCAATCAGTCCTGATCAACAACGTATTCGTGAGCTAGAAGATAGAATCAGAGTGCTAGAAGAGGACAAGCTGATTCTAAAAAAGGCTACAGCGATTTTAATATCTCTCGAGAGCAAAAATACCAAGCAATTAAGACATTAA
- a CDS encoding IS3 family transposase codes for MKRLCKLFGVSESAYYTQLRQANKPAKHVGIATHIKAIFDESRGSAGKRSIKARLQAKGITVGLYLVRKLMKQQGLFSKQPQKWRYQDKDNGQIFDNILERQFSPKPHITVLCGDTTYLKVNGVWHYLAVVINLSNRQVVGWKLGNRHDANLVIDALNHAMLNIKHTPNMIFHSDQGSIYGSDKFTACVNRHKLVQSMSRRGNCWDNAPMERWFRSFKHEWMPKGGYRDVESAMNDVKDYVMYYNHIRPHQYNQGLAPVPAKSTYQGLLN; via the coding sequence ATCAAGCGTTTATGTAAGTTATTTGGCGTCAGTGAAAGTGCTTACTATACCCAGTTACGACAGGCTAATAAACCAGCTAAGCATGTTGGTATCGCCACTCACATAAAAGCCATTTTTGACGAAAGCAGAGGCTCAGCAGGTAAACGCAGTATCAAAGCACGATTGCAAGCAAAAGGTATCACAGTTGGCTTGTATTTAGTGCGTAAGCTTATGAAGCAGCAAGGCTTATTTAGCAAACAACCGCAAAAATGGCGTTATCAAGACAAAGACAATGGCCAAATATTTGACAATATTCTGGAGCGACAGTTTAGTCCTAAGCCTCATATAACGGTGCTTTGTGGTGATACAACCTATCTGAAGGTTAACGGCGTGTGGCATTATTTGGCAGTGGTTATTAATTTATCCAATCGTCAAGTAGTGGGCTGGAAGCTTGGTAATCGTCATGATGCAAATTTAGTGATTGATGCATTAAACCATGCCATGCTAAACATCAAACACACACCAAACATGATCTTTCACTCCGATCAAGGCAGTATTTATGGCAGTGACAAGTTTACAGCTTGTGTAAACAGACACAAGCTAGTCCAAAGCATGAGTCGCCGAGGCAATTGTTGGGATAATGCCCCAATGGAGCGATGGTTTCGTAGTTTTAAACATGAGTGGATGCCAAAAGGCGGTTATCGTGATGTTGAAAGTGCAATGAATGATGTCAAAGACTATGTGATGTATTATAATCACATTCGTCCACATCAATACAATCAAGGTCTGGCACCAGTTCCAGCAAAATCAACTTATCAGGGACTGTTGAATTAG
- the fabF gene encoding beta-ketoacyl-ACP synthase II, with product MTTSTVPPHKKAYFAKSDHERVVVTGMGALTPVGTSLDEIWDNLTNGVSGITRLDGFDDKTVAIDEFRAQIAGLVKNFDAKEFLNPKEARRFDTFVHYAQVAAAQALHHAGLIDGITGDSLPVNVDGTRFGVVMGSGIGGIQTIENSRDTLRDHGAKKVSPFIIPGTIVNMPAGLIAMRHGLKGANLATATACTTSTHAIGLGARLIAYGDCDAVLVGGSEKASTPLGLSGFGAMHALSTRNDEPTRASRPFDKDRDGFVLGDGAGALVLESLAHAKARGATILAELVGFGMSDDANHITSPSTGGEGAARAMAAALADAGISADQVGYINAHGTSTPQGDVAESQAIERLFGEDILVSSTKSMTGHLLGAAGAIEAIFTVLALQNQLLPPTINLDNVDDACTLDYIPHTARKVSGVNFALSNSFGFGGTNGSLLLRKWDE from the coding sequence ATGACTACAAGTACCGTACCACCGCACAAAAAAGCCTATTTTGCAAAATCTGATCATGAGCGCGTCGTCGTCACTGGCATGGGTGCATTGACCCCTGTCGGCACAAGCCTTGATGAGATTTGGGATAATCTGACTAATGGTGTCAGTGGCATCACGCGCCTTGATGGCTTTGATGATAAGACGGTGGCGATTGATGAATTTCGCGCGCAGATCGCAGGGCTTGTGAAGAATTTTGATGCCAAAGAATTTCTAAACCCCAAAGAAGCGCGCCGCTTTGATACTTTTGTGCATTATGCGCAAGTCGCGGCAGCACAAGCGCTACATCATGCAGGCTTGATTGATGGCATCACAGGCGATAGTCTGCCTGTCAATGTCGATGGCACGCGCTTTGGTGTGGTGATGGGCTCGGGCATTGGCGGCATTCAGACCATCGAAAATAGCCGCGACACCTTGCGCGATCACGGTGCCAAAAAAGTCTCACCTTTTATCATCCCTGGTACGATTGTCAATATGCCGGCAGGCTTGATCGCGATGCGTCATGGACTAAAAGGCGCAAACCTTGCCACTGCGACAGCTTGTACGACTTCGACACACGCTATTGGCTTAGGCGCGCGCTTGATTGCCTATGGCGACTGTGATGCGGTCTTGGTCGGTGGTAGCGAGAAAGCATCGACGCCACTTGGACTGTCAGGCTTTGGCGCGATGCACGCACTCTCGACGCGCAATGATGAGCCGACGCGCGCAAGCCGCCCTTTTGACAAAGACCGTGATGGCTTTGTGCTAGGTGATGGCGCAGGCGCTTTGGTGCTAGAAAGCCTTGCCCATGCCAAAGCACGCGGCGCGACCATCTTGGCAGAATTGGTCGGCTTTGGCATGAGTGATGACGCCAATCACATCACCAGCCCATCGACAGGTGGTGAAGGTGCGGCGCGTGCGATGGCGGCAGCCCTTGCCGATGCTGGCATCAGCGCAGATCAGGTCGGCTATATCAACGCTCACGGCACAAGCACACCACAGGGCGATGTCGCCGAAAGTCAAGCGATCGAGCGTTTATTTGGTGAGGACATTTTGGTCAGCTCAACCAAATCAATGACGGGGCATCTGTTGGGCGCTGCAGGGGCGATTGAAGCGATTTTTACCGTCTTGGCACTACAAAATCAGCTGCTGCCACCGACCATTAACCTAGACAATGTCGATGACGCCTGCACGCTTGACTATATTCCACACACTGCGCGCAAGGTGAGTGGCGTGAATTTCGCGCTGTCTAACAGCTTTGGCTTTGGCGGCACCAATGGCTCACTGCTACTGCGTAAATGGGATGAGTGA
- a CDS encoding pseudouridine synthase: protein MTHAPATRNGISPSKLYLPKMAVQPESIFAYICGKFAHISADEWRARFDDGLVVATDGAVLGVDAPYQHGMTIYYYRALPSETVVPFVHRIVFENDDLLVVDKPHFLTVAPAGNYVVQTLLTRLKCQFDNDVISPIHRLDRETAGLIMFAKTHKARQAYQSLFATRDVHKVYHAIAPVSTSLQFPLELSLYLERGEPFYTMQVGNHTPNTHTKIDVLEYRDDGRFAKYELHPSTGKLHQLRVHMNHLGIAIVNDSFYPTVSHKSDDDFSHPLQLLAKRLSFIDPLTGEMMAFESGFELDLAAVPS, encoded by the coding sequence ATGACCCACGCCCCAGCAACCCGAAACGGCATTTCGCCAAGCAAGCTATACTTGCCCAAGATGGCTGTGCAGCCTGAGAGTATTTTTGCTTATATCTGTGGCAAATTCGCCCACATCAGTGCGGATGAGTGGCGCGCACGCTTTGATGATGGCTTGGTGGTGGCGACAGATGGCGCGGTGCTTGGCGTGGATGCACCTTATCAGCATGGCATGACGATTTATTATTATCGTGCGCTGCCTAGTGAGACTGTCGTGCCTTTTGTACATCGGATTGTTTTTGAAAATGATGATTTGCTTGTGGTGGATAAGCCGCATTTTCTCACTGTCGCACCTGCAGGAAACTATGTGGTGCAGACGCTGCTGACGCGGCTTAAGTGCCAATTTGACAATGATGTGATCTCGCCCATTCATCGGCTGGATCGTGAGACGGCAGGGCTTATCATGTTTGCCAAGACGCATAAGGCGCGCCAAGCTTACCAAAGCTTATTTGCCACGCGTGATGTTCATAAAGTATATCATGCCATCGCACCTGTTAGCACAAGTTTACAATTTCCCTTAGAACTAAGCCTGTATCTTGAGCGGGGTGAGCCATTTTATACCATGCAAGTCGGCAATCACACGCCCAATACACATACCAAGATCGATGTGCTTGAATATCGTGATGATGGGCGATTTGCCAAATACGAACTGCATCCAAGTACGGGTAAACTGCACCAATTGCGCGTCCATATGAATCATCTTGGCATCGCGATCGTCAATGACAGCTTTTATCCTACTGTATCGCATAAGTCCGATGATGATTTTAGCCATCCTTTACAATTACTGGCAAAAAGACTGTCCTTTATTGATCCATTGACAGGTGAGATGATGGCGTTTGAATCAGGATTTGAGCTGGATTTGGCGGCTGTGCCAAGCTGA
- the rraA gene encoding ribonuclease E activity regulator RraA, protein MVQFVTCDLLDDQGDKVTGVVSPYIDGKSFRNFGGRTSFGGQVVTVKCFEDNSRVKELLATDGAGRVLVVDGGGSMRCALLGDMIAESAVKHGWTGVIVYGCVRDVDAMATMELGVQALASIPQKSTRKGVGEVGLTLQFGGVTICDGDYIYADNNGIIVASEPLV, encoded by the coding sequence ATGGTGCAATTTGTCACTTGCGATTTATTGGATGATCAAGGCGATAAAGTCACAGGCGTGGTGTCGCCGTATATCGATGGCAAGAGTTTTCGTAATTTTGGCGGGCGCACAAGCTTTGGCGGGCAGGTGGTGACGGTCAAGTGCTTTGAAGATAATTCGCGCGTCAAAGAGCTGCTTGCCACCGATGGTGCAGGGCGTGTGCTGGTCGTCGATGGCGGCGGCTCGATGCGCTGTGCGCTATTGGGTGATATGATCGCAGAGTCGGCGGTCAAGCACGGTTGGACAGGCGTGATCGTCTATGGCTGCGTGCGCGATGTCGATGCGATGGCGACGATGGAGTTGGGCGTGCAGGCACTGGCGAGCATTCCCCAAAAATCCACGCGCAAAGGCGTCGGCGAAGTGGGTCTGACGCTTCAGTTTGGCGGTGTGACTATCTGCGATGGCGATTATATTTATGCAGATAATAATGGCATTATTGTCGCGTCTGAGCCGTTGGTGTGA